Part of the Vagococcus teuberi genome, AATTTAGGGACAGTTGACGGTCCGGGTGTACGTTTTATAGTCTTTATGCAAGGGTGTAAAATGCGTTGCCAGTTTTGTCATAATCCTGATACATGGAAAATCGGTGGAGGACGTGAAGTGACAACTGATGAAATATTAGAAGAAGCTCTACGTTATAAATCTTACTGGGGCGAAGATGGCGGCATTACAATTAGTGGTGGTGAGCCGTTACTTCAACTTGATTTCATCATTGATTTGTTTAAAAAAGCGAAAAAACATGGAATTCATACAACGGTAGATACTTGTGGTAAACCATTTACGTTTGACGAACCCTTTTTTAGTAAATTTAATGAAATGTTGAAATACACTGATCTGTTTTTATTTGATATCAAACATATCGATCCACAAGGTCACAAAGAACTAACGATGCATACTAATGATAATATTCTTGAAATGGCGAAGTATTTATCTGATATTGGTCAACCTGTATGGATTCGACATGTTTTAGTACCGCAAAGAACAGATTATGATGAATTTTTGATTCGTCTAGACGATTTCATAAA contains:
- the pflA gene encoding pyruvate formate-lyase-activating protein, giving the protein MTKSVTGRIHSTENLGTVDGPGVRFIVFMQGCKMRCQFCHNPDTWKIGGGREVTTDEILEEALRYKSYWGEDGGITISGGEPLLQLDFIIDLFKKAKKHGIHTTVDTCGKPFTFDEPFFSKFNEMLKYTDLFLFDIKHIDPQGHKELTMHTNDNILEMAKYLSDIGQPVWIRHVLVPQRTDYDEFLIRLDDFIKELKNVDKVEVLPYHTMGLFKWQDLGIDYPLKGIDPPTQERVKNAQELLHTADYNKYKEKRAVK